In Candidatus Binatia bacterium, the genomic stretch CGCATCACGAATGTGCTGCTTCCCGCTTCAGTGGAACCGTGGTAGGGGTACCGCCCAATGACTCACCGCTTCGTATTGGTGTCCGCAGCGGCGCTGCTGTTCCTTTCAGCCTCACTCCACGCACAGCCAGGAGCCAAACCGCTGCGTGACGACGACGTGGTGGCGCGCGTCAACGGGACCCCTATTTACCGTAAAGCGGTTCGCGAGGTGGTGCAGGGGGTGCTGAGTGTGGAGGACTCGCAGCCAGATCCGACGGCGGTTGGAAAACTGGCGGGGGAAGCGATGAATTCACTCGTGGCGCTGGAACTGCTGTGCCAGGAAAGTCAGGCGCGCGGGGTGAAGGTGAGTGATACGGCCGTCGATGAGGAGATTGCCCGCAGCAAGGGCCGGTTCCCCGACGCGCGCGCCTTCGATCAGGCGCTGAAGGCGAAGGGCATGAGCGAAGCCGACCTCCGCCGCGATACGCGGAAAACAATGGCGGTGAACCTGTTGCTGGAAGGGGCGGTCTGGAAGGACGTGCACGTCGACGCCGAGCAGGTCAGAGACTTCTACGAGAAGAATCACGAGGAGTTCAAGCATCCTGCGGAGATCCGCGCCAGCCGCATTCTGATCCGGGTATCCGCAGGTGCCACCGTGCCGGAACGAAATGCGGCGAAACAGCGTGCCAGCGGGGTGCTGGCGAAGGTGCAGGGCGGAGCCGATTTCGCCCAGCTCGCACGCGAGAACTCACAGGATCCGGCCTCCGCCCCACAGGGCGGCGACTTGGGATACTTTGCCAAGGGCGAAATGGATCCCGCCTTCGAAAAGGAGGCCTTCGCGCTGGCCCCGGGGCAACTGAGCGCGGTGATCACGACACCATACGGGTTTGAGATCATCAAGGTGACCGACCGCCGTAGCGCCGGCTACCAGCCGTTCGAAGAGGTGCAAGAGCGCATCCGTGCGGTGCTGATCAAATCGGAGAAGCAGGAGCGTCAGGCCGATTTCGTGGCGCGCCTTCGTCAGAAGGCCAAAGTCGATCTGGTAGAGCCCGCGGCGCCCTGATCGTGCCACAGGCTTTCGCTCCGCCTCGACGAGGCGACGGCGCTGCACTATACCTACGGCGTGGAGTGGGGTGGGGCCGCTGAAGAGTTTCAGCTTTTCCAATAGAACACCAACATGCAGAAGAAGAGTTCCGAAACCATTGCCACCGTAGATCTCGGTCGCGCGGCGGAGGAGCGCTACCTGGCGTATGCCCTCAGCGTGATCACGTCGCGCGCCTTGCCTGACGTGCGCGACGGCCTCAAACCGGTGCAGCGGCGCATTCTCTACGCCATGTACCAGAACCTGCACCTGACGGCCGGTAACCGGCCGCGGAAATCCGCCGCCGTCGTCGGTGAAGTCCTGGGGAAATACCATCCGCATGGCGACGTGGCGGCGTACGAGGCCATGGTCCGCCTGGCGCAGCCGTTCGCGCTGCGTTACCCGCTGGTGCACGGCGAAGGGAATTTCGGCTCGCTCGACGGGGATAGCCCGGCGGCCATGCGCTACACCGAAGCCAAGCTGGCGCCGATTGCCGAGGAACTGCTGCGCGACATCCGTCACGAGACGGTCGACTTCCGTGACAACTACGACGCCACGCTACGCGAGCCGGTGGTGCTGCCGGCGGCCATCCCGCAACTCTTGATAAACGGGAGCACCGGCATCGCCGTGGGCATGGCGACCAACATCCCGCCGCACAACTTGCACGAGGTCATCGAAGCGCTGGTGGCCATGATCCACAATCCGGACATCAGCAACAAAGAACTCTGCAAGTTCATCAAGGGCCCGGATTTCCCGACCGGCGGTGAGATCCTCAACTCGCGCGGCGAGCTGCGCAGCATTTACGAGACCGGCCAAGGGGCGGTGCGCTTGCGCGGCCAATACGTGAGCGCCGTGGACAAGCGCCGGCCGCGCCTGATTGTCACCTCCGTCCCGTACACCGCCAACAAGTCGCAGCTCGTCGAGCAAATCGCCGCGCACATCGTCAGCCGCCGCTTGCCGCAGGCCACCGACGTGCGCGACGAATCGACGGATGTCGTGCGCATCGTCATCGAGATCAAGCCGGACGCCTCGCCGGAGGCGGTCATGGCGTACGTCTTCAAACACACGGACTTGCAGATCAACTTCAATGTGAACCTGACGGCGCTGGTGCCCACGGACACGCCCGGCGTCGGCCAGCCGGCGCGGCTGACCTTGCGCGATCTGTGCCGACACTTCCTCGACTTCCGCCTCGAGATCGTCACCCGCCGCCTCGAGCACGAATTGCGCGAGCTGCAGGAGCGGCTGCACATTCTCGCCGGCTTTGTGAAACTGTTCGGCAACATCGACCGTGCCATCAAGATCATCCGCCAGTCGGCGTCACGGGCGGAGGCGGCGAAGAAGTTGATGCACGAGTTCGACCTCGATGAGAAACAGGCCGACGCGATTCTGGAGACCCGCCTCTACCAGCTGGCGCGCCTGGAGATCGAAAAGATCCGGGAGGAGCAGCGCATCAAGCAGCAGCGGGCACGGGAAATCGAGGGCCTGCTCAAAAGCAAGAAGGCGCGCTGGAAGCTGGTGGAGACCGAACTGCAGGAGGTGACGCAACAGTACGGTGACAAGCGCCGCACCGTCCTCAGCGCCGGCGCCGAACTGGTCTACGACGCGGAAGCCTATGTCGTGCACGAGGACGCTACCGTCGTGGTGACGCGAGACGGCTGGATGAAACGGCTCGGCGAGGTGAAGGATCCAAGCGCCACGCGGGTGCGCGAGGGCGACGTCGCCAAGTGGATCCTCCGCGGCAACACGCGCGACAACCTGGCGCTGTTTTCCAACTTCGGCGTCGCATACGTCATGCGCGTCGGCAATGTCCCTGCCACCACGGGGTACGGCGAACCGGTGCAGTCGACGCTGAATTTCAAAGATGGGGAGCGTGTGGTTGCGGCGGTGCTGGTGAGCGGCGCAACCGGCGAGGGGGAAGGGCAGGGCGCCTCGGGTCAAGGCGCCGGCCGCTGGCTGGTGGCCACGGCAGGGGGCATGGGGTTCTTCTGCAAGCCGGATCTGAGCGAGACGACGAAGAGCGGCCGGCGGTTCGCGCGCACCAAGGATGGCGACGAGGTCATTGTCGTTGCGCCCGCGGACGGAGAGCTGATCACCGCTGCGACTGCTGATGGGAAGGTCCTGATGTTTCCGGCGGAAGAGTTGGCCGAGCTGTCCGGTGCGGGCCGCGGTGTCATCCTGATGCGCGTCGATAAGGGCGACCGGCTGATCGGCGCCGTCTGCCACACAGCCGACAGTCCGCCAATCGCCGTCGCCGAGGACGGCAGCGAGCGCCGTTTCCACCTGCCCGAGCCGGCGCACCGCGCCCAGAAGGGTCGCAAAGCCTTGAAGCGTTTCAAAGCGGTAGAGCTGGTGTCGCGAGCCGTGACGTCGAGTGGCGACAGCACCGAGCAATAGGGCGGCGAAGCCATGAAGCAGAAATACACCGCCAAAGACATTACCGTTCTCGAAGGCCTCGAACCGGTGCGCAAGCGTCCCGGGATGTACATCGGCGGCGTCGACAGCGTCGGCCTGCATCACCTGCTGTGGGAGCTGGTCGACAACTCCGTCGACGAGGCCATGAACGGCCACTGCGACAAGGTGACGGTCACCCTGCACAAGAATGGGCAGACGGTGACGGTTGCCGACAATGGCCGGGGCATCCCGGTCGACGTGCATCCGAAGTACAAACGGCCGGCCCTCGAACTGATCCTCACGACGCTGCACGCCGGCGGCAAATTCGAGAACCAGAACTACTACCACTCCGGCGGACTGCACGGCGTCGGCGCCTCCGTGGTCACCGCCCTGTCTTCTCCGATGGTCGTGCAGGTCAAACGCGACGGGTTCCTCTGGGAGCAGCATTTCGCTCGCGGCGTGGCCACCGGCAAGCTGAAGAAAGTCGGGCCCGCGCGCGGCAGCGGCACCACCATCACGTTCACGCCCGATGCCCAGATCTTTCCGCAGACCAGCTTCAAACCGGCGGTGATCCGCGAACGCATGGAAGCCCGCTCCTATCTGCATCGCGGCCTCACCCTGGTATTCGAGAACGAAGCCGAGAAGCAGACGGAAACGTTCCAGCACGACCGCGGTATCGCCGAGTACATCGAGAAGCTCATCACCGACGGTGACAAGCAACAGGTGGCCGAGCCCTTCTACGCCGAGCGCAAGGATGGCGTGGTCATCGAATGTACACTGGCATGGACGGAGGCCACCGACGAGCGCCTGCTCTCGTTCGTCAACGGCATCCCCACCCCGTCAGGCGGCACGCACGACAACGGACTGAAGAACGGCCTCACCAAGGCGGTGCGCAACTACCTGGCGGTACAGAACCTCGTACCGAAGGGTTTGACCATTGCGGCGGAGGATATCCGTGAAGGCCTGGTGGCCATTCTCAGCATCTACATACAGCAGCCGCAATTCCAGGGTCAGACGAAGGACCGCCTCAACAACCCGGAGATCAGCGCACCCATCGACAACTTCATCCGCACCGGCTTGGAGAACTACCTGCTGAGCAACCCGAGCCAGGCCAAGGCGATTGCCAACCGCGTCATTCTCTCCGCTCGGGCGCGTACCGCCTCGCGTGCCGCGGCTGAGAGCGTGCAGCGGAAGACCGCGGTCTCACACCGCCTCAATCTCCCAGGCAAGCTGGCGGACTGCAGCTCGACGGACCCGCACGAGAGTGAGCTGTTCATCGTCGAAGGCGATTCCGCCGGCGGCTCCGCCAAGCAAGGACGCAACCGCGAGTTCCAGGCCATCTTGCCGCTGCGCGGCAAGGTGTTGAACGCGGAACAGGCGTCGATGAGCAAAGTGCTCGGCAACAAAGAGCTCAACGACATCGTTTCGGCGGTGGGCTGCGGTGCCGGCAAAGACTTCAACCCGGCCAAGCTGCGCTACGACAAAATCTGCCTGCTCATGGACGCGGACTCCGACGGCCATCACATCTGCACGCTCTTGCTGACGTTCTTCTACCGCCAGTTGCCCGAGTTGATCCGGCGCGGTCACGTCTACATCGCCCAGCCGCCGCTGTACCGCATCGAAGTAGGCAAAGAGGTGCACTGGGCCCTCAGCGACGAGGAGCGCGACCGCGTGCTGGCGAAGGCCGGCGGCAAGTCTACCAGCGTGCAGCGCTTCAAAGGCTTGGGTGAGATGAACCCGGCGACGCTCAAGGAGACCACGCTCGACCCGGCGCATCGGGCCCTGCTCCGGGTCGAAGTCACGGACGAGTCGAGGACCGAAGCGACGATCCAGACGTTGATGGGCAAAGAGGTCGAGCCGCGTTTTCGTTTCATCATGGAGCGGGCGTCGAAGGTCGAGGAAGTCGACGTGTAGGCGTGCAGCGGGAGTATTACGTACACGTTGGCAGAAATACGGTGCGTATCCTAACCCGCTCACCCTGAGCCCGTCGAAGGGTGAGCGGACGCCCGCTGGCCACCGCGGGACAGCTCCTTGACTCGCGCGTGCAGCGAGTCTCGCGGATTGCTGACGGCGATCCAGTAGCTCGTGTCCGCGAAGACAGTGTTCACTCGTCTTCTTCCTTGGGCGCTCCGTGAAGGTAGTGATGAAGGTTCTTGGCAAGGTCTCGCGGAACCTTGGCCCATTCAGAATCAGGAACCGTTGCGGCGATCTCCTCCGCAACCTCCCAGATGGGTTGGGTGGTCGGGTCGTACTTCGCCAATCGCGGTCGGCGGGCCGGAGTGCGTCGAGACCGAGTTGGTTGCGCATTCTTGCGCTGTTTTCCATTCATCGCAATCTCCTTGGCGTCGAAATACGGATAGCACATTTGCCCGCTGAATGTGCGGCACCTTCAAGTAATGTGGGCGCAACGGGACGTATCGTACGGTGGTGTGGCGCCGGGGCTAGCCATCACGGGTCAGTCCCGGCGAGCCGATTAGCGAACCCGCTCGACACGTGGATTGCCCTTGAGGTGGTGCGACATGAACTTCTTCGTGCCGAAGGTCACCGACCGCCAGCCGCCGCGCGGTCCGAATTCCTCGATCGCGATTTCTCCATACCTCCGCTGCGCTTCCTCGCGCGAAAGCCATCGCGTGACAAGGCACCACTCAGGCTGGAGGTGCTCCGAATAGAGGCTATCGAGACTACCATAGCCTCGGAGCGCTTCGAATCGCTGATAGCTGAGCCGCCGGACGATCTTGAACCCCCACCCGATCGGCTCGCCGCAATACCCATCAAACACGCACGGCCCGAAATCAGACAGGTCGGATTCGTATCCAGCAGGCTTGTTCGGAAGCACTTCCACCATGGTCAACCCCCTTCGCTAATGTCGTGGTGCTCAGGCGCGGCCCGTTCTTGGCTGTCGCCTGGAGCGGCTGGTTCGGCTAGGCCGTGCTCAACCTCCGGGGGCCGGCGGACTATGCCGTGACGACGCTGTCGAACTCGCACAGCTGCGAATAGTGTAGGAGATAGACGCCAGTGCTCGCGGCGAGCTGCCGAGCGCCGGTCGTGTAACGTGCATTTGAGACCACACACGCGGCGCTCGCCTCGTGATGGCGCATCCCAGCAAACGCTTCCTGTACAGCGGTGTTACCGATGGGAGAGGAGTATTTCTTGCACTGTATCATCACCCGCAGACCGTCCTTCTCTGCAATGAGATCGCCCCCCTGGTCACCACTGGCACCGATCAACTGGACACGCCACCCCGCCCGCATCAGCTCGTCAGCGCAAAATCGCTCAAAATCGGCGCCGGACATCGAGTTGGCAAACTCAACCTGATGACCCTCGTCGAGCTGCTTTTGCAGAGCTGCCTGGACAATGTCGGTGACCACATCTATCGCATAGGGCCGGTAACTCCCGGAGGGCAATACCCAGGTACGGTTAAGACTTCGGCTGCCCTGCCCAAGAGCCGCGTCCAGGTCTATTCCTCCGGTCAGCACGCGATCCAAGAAGTAGTCGACCTCCCGCCACCAGTCCTCGAATATCCACTGGCCATATTCATCCTCTCGCACGGTCTGTCGGTACTTCCGCATCAGTACCGGCAAGTGCTCCGGACGAATGCGGCTCTTGATTGCTATCGCCAGGTCGGCAAGGTCGCTCGCCAACTCAGCCTCCTGGCGCTTAGCCTCCGCAGCGGCGATGTCGGCATCGAGCCGCCTCCTCCGCTCCGGTTCACCCGCTTGGTGAATCAAGTAGGC encodes the following:
- a CDS encoding peptidylprolyl isomerase, giving the protein MTHRFVLVSAAALLFLSASLHAQPGAKPLRDDDVVARVNGTPIYRKAVREVVQGVLSVEDSQPDPTAVGKLAGEAMNSLVALELLCQESQARGVKVSDTAVDEEIARSKGRFPDARAFDQALKAKGMSEADLRRDTRKTMAVNLLLEGAVWKDVHVDAEQVRDFYEKNHEEFKHPAEIRASRILIRVSAGATVPERNAAKQRASGVLAKVQGGADFAQLARENSQDPASAPQGGDLGYFAKGEMDPAFEKEAFALAPGQLSAVITTPYGFEIIKVTDRRSAGYQPFEEVQERIRAVLIKSEKQERQADFVARLRQKAKVDLVEPAAP
- a CDS encoding DNA topoisomerase IV subunit A — encoded protein: MQKKSSETIATVDLGRAAEERYLAYALSVITSRALPDVRDGLKPVQRRILYAMYQNLHLTAGNRPRKSAAVVGEVLGKYHPHGDVAAYEAMVRLAQPFALRYPLVHGEGNFGSLDGDSPAAMRYTEAKLAPIAEELLRDIRHETVDFRDNYDATLREPVVLPAAIPQLLINGSTGIAVGMATNIPPHNLHEVIEALVAMIHNPDISNKELCKFIKGPDFPTGGEILNSRGELRSIYETGQGAVRLRGQYVSAVDKRRPRLIVTSVPYTANKSQLVEQIAAHIVSRRLPQATDVRDESTDVVRIVIEIKPDASPEAVMAYVFKHTDLQINFNVNLTALVPTDTPGVGQPARLTLRDLCRHFLDFRLEIVTRRLEHELRELQERLHILAGFVKLFGNIDRAIKIIRQSASRAEAAKKLMHEFDLDEKQADAILETRLYQLARLEIEKIREEQRIKQQRAREIEGLLKSKKARWKLVETELQEVTQQYGDKRRTVLSAGAELVYDAEAYVVHEDATVVVTRDGWMKRLGEVKDPSATRVREGDVAKWILRGNTRDNLALFSNFGVAYVMRVGNVPATTGYGEPVQSTLNFKDGERVVAAVLVSGATGEGEGQGASGQGAGRWLVATAGGMGFFCKPDLSETTKSGRRFARTKDGDEVIVVAPADGELITAATADGKVLMFPAEELAELSGAGRGVILMRVDKGDRLIGAVCHTADSPPIAVAEDGSERRFHLPEPAHRAQKGRKALKRFKAVELVSRAVTSSGDSTEQ
- a CDS encoding DNA topoisomerase IV subunit B, which produces MKQKYTAKDITVLEGLEPVRKRPGMYIGGVDSVGLHHLLWELVDNSVDEAMNGHCDKVTVTLHKNGQTVTVADNGRGIPVDVHPKYKRPALELILTTLHAGGKFENQNYYHSGGLHGVGASVVTALSSPMVVQVKRDGFLWEQHFARGVATGKLKKVGPARGSGTTITFTPDAQIFPQTSFKPAVIRERMEARSYLHRGLTLVFENEAEKQTETFQHDRGIAEYIEKLITDGDKQQVAEPFYAERKDGVVIECTLAWTEATDERLLSFVNGIPTPSGGTHDNGLKNGLTKAVRNYLAVQNLVPKGLTIAAEDIREGLVAILSIYIQQPQFQGQTKDRLNNPEISAPIDNFIRTGLENYLLSNPSQAKAIANRVILSARARTASRAAAESVQRKTAVSHRLNLPGKLADCSSTDPHESELFIVEGDSAGGSAKQGRNREFQAILPLRGKVLNAEQASMSKVLGNKELNDIVSAVGCGAGKDFNPAKLRYDKICLLMDADSDGHHICTLLLTFFYRQLPELIRRGHVYIAQPPLYRIEVGKEVHWALSDEERDRVLAKAGGKSTSVQRFKGLGEMNPATLKETTLDPAHRALLRVEVTDESRTEATIQTLMGKEVEPRFRFIMERASKVEEVDV
- a CDS encoding restriction endonuclease, which encodes MTEMIAGGFCLALVAYLIHQAGEPERRRRLDADIAAAEAKRQEAELASDLADLAIAIKSRIRPEHLPVLMRKYRQTVREDEYGQWIFEDWWREVDYFLDRVLTGGIDLDAALGQGSRSLNRTWVLPSGSYRPYAIDVVTDIVQAALQKQLDEGHQVEFANSMSGADFERFCADELMRAGWRVQLIGASGDQGGDLIAEKDGLRVMIQCKKYSSPIGNTAVQEAFAGMRHHEASAACVVSNARYTTGARQLAASTGVYLLHYSQLCEFDSVVTA